One Ornithorhynchus anatinus isolate Pmale09 chromosome 2, mOrnAna1.pri.v4, whole genome shotgun sequence DNA segment encodes these proteins:
- the LOC100088040 gene encoding olfactory receptor 51L1-like gives MLQNPFITSSPVKKLASWEVRIYISISLHLCISCHSIWNWWAETFLPLIMAAFNSSNFRPFLLTGFLGLESTHHWISALFFMLYLIAILGNSTILVAIKKERSLQQPMHLFLSLLAISDLGLCTTTLPTLLKLSWFDDREIGFDACLVQMFFIHVFSLIESGILLTMAFDCFVAISHPLRYRAILNQMTIAKIGIGIILRAVAVILPGPILIKRLKFCEANVLSHAYCLHPDIIKLACSDHRISSIYGLMVVLVTFGVDSLLILLSYLKILATVFRLASAQEQRRALDTCVSHILAVLLLYVPMLGVSIIHRFAKHIPPVIHTIMGYIYLLVPPVLNPIVYCIKTREIRAHLLKLFSQK, from the exons AtgctccaaaacccattcatCACATCCAGCCCTGTAAAGAAACTTGCCTCGTGGGAGGTCCGGATCTACATCTCTATATCTCTTCATCTCTGCATCTCTTGCCATTCCATTTG GAACTGGTGGGCCGAGACCTTCCTGCCACTCATAATGGCTGCTTTCAACAGCAGCAACTTCAGGCCTTTCTTACTGACTGGCTTCCTGGGCCTGGAGTCCACACACCACTGGATCTCCGCGCTCTTCTTCATGTTGTATCTGATCGCCATCTTGGGCAACAGCACCATATTAGTGGCAATCAAGAAGGAACGCAGTCTCCAGCAGCCCATGCACTTATTCCTGTCTCTGCTGGCCATCTCCGACCTGGGCCTGTGcaccactaccctccccaccctgctgaAACTCTCCTGGTTTGACGACCGAGAAATCGGCTTTGATGCCTGCCTGGTTCAGATGTTCTTCATTCATGTCTTCTCTCTGATAGAATCGGGCATCCTGCTGACCATGGCCTTCGATTGCTTCGTAGCCATATCCCACCCCCTGAGATACAGGGCCATTCTGAACCAGATGACGATTGCCAAGATTGGGATCGGGATCATCCTGAGGGCTGTGGCTGTCATCCTTCCGGGGCCTATCCTCATTAAGAGGCTGAAGTTCTGCGAAGCCAACGTCCTCTCCCACGCCTACTGCCTGCACCCCGATATCATCAAGCTGGCTTGCTCCGACCACAGGATCAGCAGCATCTATGGCCTGATGGTCGTTCTCGTCACCTTCGGGGTCGACTCACTGCTCATCTTGCTCTCCTACCTGAAGATCCTCGCCACAGTATTCAGGCTCGCGTCTGCACAGGAGCAACGCCGGGCCCTTGACACCTGTGTCTCCCACATCCTAGCTGTCCTGTTGCTCTACGTGCCCATGTTGGGTGTCTCCATCATTCACCGCTTCGCCAAACACATCCCTCCCGTGATCCACACCATCATGGGCTACATCtacctcctggtcccacctgtgCTCAATCCCATCGTCTATTGTATCAAGACCAGGGAGATCCGGGCCCACCTCCTTAAACTCTTCTCCCAGAAGTAG